A part of Microaerobacter geothermalis genomic DNA contains:
- the aspS gene encoding aspartate--tRNA ligase, translating into METLFRTHHCGLLSKELVGQVVKLSGWVQKRRDLGGLIFVDVRDRSGLVQVVFGPEYSQEAWELADKVRSEFVITVEGKVVERSPDTINPNIKTGEIEVQAINLEIINPAKTPPFLIQDDVEVEESIRLKYRYLDLRRPVMQKTLKIRHQAAKIFRDFLDQHGFLEIETPMLTKSTPEGARDYLVPSRVHPGEFYALPQSPQLFKQLLMVAGYEKYFQIVRCFRDEDLRADRQPEFTQVDIETSFMKMEELHELMEELMAKLMKEIVGITIERPFLKLSYQEAIERYGSDKPDLRFGLELVDVSDLVENCNFKVFRQAVENGGQVKAINAKGCGDYSRKEIDLLGEFVARYGAKGLAWLAYKEDGLKGPIAKFFSEEELQSFTERLQGEEGDLFLFVADNPKVVADALGNLRLKLGRDLNLIDDNTFKFLWVIDFPLLSYDEEEERFVAEHHPFTMPREEDIPFFDTDPGKIRAQAYDMVLNGYEIGGGSMRIFKREIQEKMFQALGFSQEEAKEKFGFLLEAFEYGTPPHGGIAFGFDRIVMILAGRNNLRECIAFPKTASATDLMTHAPDKVDDKQLKEIHISITNE; encoded by the coding sequence ATGGAAACCTTATTTCGAACACATCATTGTGGATTGCTTTCCAAAGAGTTGGTTGGCCAAGTGGTGAAACTAAGTGGATGGGTACAAAAAAGGAGAGACCTTGGCGGATTAATATTTGTGGATGTAAGGGACCGAAGCGGGTTGGTTCAAGTGGTCTTTGGTCCAGAATATTCCCAAGAAGCCTGGGAGCTGGCCGATAAAGTGAGAAGTGAATTTGTGATTACAGTTGAAGGAAAAGTGGTGGAACGGAGTCCAGACACCATAAATCCCAATATTAAAACCGGAGAAATTGAGGTACAGGCTATCAATCTGGAAATTATTAATCCTGCTAAAACCCCTCCATTCCTCATTCAGGATGATGTTGAGGTGGAGGAGTCCATCCGCCTTAAGTACAGATATCTTGATTTGCGTCGTCCCGTGATGCAAAAAACTTTAAAAATCAGGCATCAAGCGGCAAAAATTTTCCGGGACTTTTTAGATCAGCATGGTTTTTTGGAAATTGAGACGCCCATGTTAACCAAAAGCACTCCTGAAGGGGCACGGGATTATTTGGTTCCGAGCAGGGTTCATCCCGGAGAATTTTACGCTTTGCCTCAATCCCCCCAACTGTTTAAACAATTGTTAATGGTGGCTGGATATGAGAAATATTTTCAGATTGTCCGCTGTTTTAGAGATGAAGATTTAAGGGCTGATCGCCAACCGGAATTTACGCAGGTGGATATAGAGACCTCCTTTATGAAGATGGAGGAACTCCATGAATTGATGGAGGAGTTAATGGCAAAACTCATGAAGGAAATTGTGGGAATCACCATCGAACGGCCATTTTTGAAGCTATCCTACCAGGAAGCAATAGAACGATATGGTTCAGATAAACCTGATCTTCGTTTTGGATTGGAACTGGTTGATGTATCGGATCTGGTGGAAAACTGCAATTTTAAGGTATTTCGTCAAGCTGTGGAAAATGGTGGACAGGTCAAAGCCATCAATGCCAAGGGTTGCGGAGATTATAGTCGCAAGGAAATTGATTTATTGGGTGAATTTGTAGCGAGATATGGTGCTAAAGGATTAGCTTGGCTGGCTTATAAGGAAGACGGATTAAAGGGGCCAATCGCGAAATTCTTCTCTGAGGAGGAACTGCAATCCTTTACAGAGAGGTTACAAGGAGAAGAGGGGGATCTATTCTTATTTGTCGCAGATAATCCGAAGGTTGTGGCTGATGCTTTGGGCAATCTCCGTCTAAAGCTTGGAAGAGATCTGAATCTGATTGATGACAACACCTTTAAGTTCCTATGGGTCATTGATTTTCCGCTTCTCTCCTATGATGAGGAAGAAGAAAGGTTCGTAGCGGAGCATCATCCCTTTACTATGCCTAGGGAAGAGGATATTCCATTTTTTGACACGGATCCAGGAAAAATCCGTGCCCAAGCTTATGATATGGTTTTAAACGGTTATGAAATTGGCGGGGGAAGCATGCGTATATTTAAACGGGAAATTCAGGAGAAAATGTTTCAAGCCCTCGGATTTTCCCAGGAAGAAGCAAAAGAAAAATTTGGATTTCTCCTCGAAGCCTTTGAATATGGGACCCCTCCCCATGGGGGAATTGCCTTTGGATTCGACCGGATCGTCATGATCTTGGCTGGAAGAAACAATTTGCGTGAATGCATTGCTTTTCCAAAAACCGCCAGTGCCACCGATCTGATGACCCATGCCCCGGATAAGGTGGATGACAAGCAATTAAAGGAGATTCATATTTCTATCACTAATGAATAA
- a CDS encoding coproporphyrinogen III oxidase produces MKITIYCQGHRYIQEIENIISLFFERGNVTINYFFSNDNDLQMKEHLNNEDGNYGIQTENEIKIFLSIEESNRKSDDESKDGIHRIAAKAQLIWEKYVPGKWNSTHSRSVDGTQSGRELQKAEKQALHVVLVEVLEQATGERQPWGILTGIRPTKLLHRFLLDGLSEEEAHRELEENFLVKPEKIKLLQEIVDIQKKVIPDLYQLNRDVSLYIGIPFCPTKCAYCTFPAYAIHGRQGSVDTFLKSLHQEMRAIGKWLRERQIRVTTIYFGGGTPTSISASEMDELYQVMADSIPYMDQVREWTVEAGRPDTLEKDKLEVMKRWNVDRISINPQSFIQETLTTIGRHHTVEETIETFQLARSMGFNNINMDLIIGLPGEGETEFSHSLKMIEELMPESLTVHTLSFKRASAMTQNRKRYEISEQDEIRTMMEMASQWTEEHSYFPYYLYRQKNILGNLENIGYSLPGKESMYNIIIMEERQTIIGLGCGAVSKLIPPGSEKIIRWPNPKEPKVYYETYQEIIRKKIEKLNEIYLDN; encoded by the coding sequence ATGAAAATCACGATATATTGTCAAGGACATCGGTATATACAGGAAATTGAAAACATCATTTCCTTATTTTTTGAACGTGGGAATGTAACCATAAATTATTTTTTCAGCAATGACAATGATCTTCAGATGAAAGAACATCTGAATAATGAAGATGGGAATTATGGGATCCAAACAGAAAATGAGATCAAGATATTCCTTTCAATTGAAGAATCAAATCGAAAATCTGATGATGAATCCAAAGATGGAATCCATAGAATAGCAGCAAAGGCCCAATTAATTTGGGAAAAATATGTACCGGGAAAGTGGAACTCTACCCATAGCCGTTCTGTTGATGGAACCCAATCTGGACGTGAATTGCAAAAGGCTGAAAAACAGGCGTTGCATGTCGTTTTGGTTGAGGTATTGGAGCAGGCAACTGGGGAAAGACAACCATGGGGAATTTTGACAGGGATTCGCCCAACTAAACTGCTTCATCGCTTTTTATTGGACGGTTTGAGCGAAGAGGAAGCCCATCGTGAGCTGGAAGAAAATTTCCTGGTGAAGCCAGAGAAAATCAAGCTGCTTCAGGAAATTGTTGATATTCAGAAAAAAGTCATCCCAGATTTATATCAATTGAACAGGGATGTTAGTTTATATATTGGAATCCCCTTTTGTCCGACGAAATGCGCCTATTGTACCTTTCCCGCCTATGCAATACATGGAAGACAAGGATCGGTAGATACTTTCTTAAAGAGTCTCCATCAAGAAATGAGGGCGATTGGAAAATGGTTGAGGGAGAGGCAGATTCGTGTAACCACCATCTACTTTGGAGGCGGAACTCCGACAAGTATTTCAGCCAGTGAAATGGATGAATTGTATCAGGTGATGGCTGATTCCATCCCATATATGGATCAAGTGAGGGAATGGACGGTAGAAGCGGGGCGACCGGATACCCTTGAAAAAGATAAATTGGAAGTCATGAAACGTTGGAATGTGGACCGAATCAGCATCAACCCCCAGTCCTTTATCCAGGAAACCTTAACCACCATTGGACGTCACCATACCGTGGAAGAAACCATTGAAACATTTCAATTAGCCAGGTCCATGGGATTTAACAATATTAACATGGATTTAATTATAGGCCTACCGGGAGAGGGGGAAACAGAATTTTCCCATTCCTTGAAGATGATTGAGGAATTAATGCCGGAATCATTAACCGTGCATACATTATCCTTCAAAAGGGCATCCGCCATGACTCAAAATAGGAAGAGATATGAAATTAGCGAGCAGGATGAAATTCGAACGATGATGGAAATGGCGTCCCAATGGACAGAGGAACATTCATATTTTCCCTATTATCTATATCGGCAAAAAAATATCCTAGGAAACTTAGAGAATATTGGATATTCCCTACCGGGAAAAGAGAGCATGTATAACATCATTATCATGGAAGAAAGGCAAACCATCATCGGTCTTGGCTGTGGAGCGGTCAGCAAACTAATTCCACCTGGTTCAGAAAAAATTATCCGTTGGCCCAATCCGAAGGAGCCTAAGGTATATTATGAGACCTATCAGGAAATCATTAGGAAAAAGATTGAAAAATTGAACGAAATATACCTTGACAATTGA
- the hisS gene encoding histidine--tRNA ligase, whose translation MNIRIPRGTADVLPGEVEKWQIIEDKARDLFHRYHYQEIRTPMFEYTELFLRGVGETTDIVEKEMYTFLDKGERSITLRPEGTASVVRSFVENKMYGNPQQPTKLYYIGPMFRYERPQAGRTRQFTQIGLEALGSDDPSIDVEVIALALSFYEELGISNLHVEINSVGCPDCRPIHREALVSHLLPYRDKLCKDCQSRLERNPMRILDCKVESCKELTKDAPSVLEHLCEDCDSHFQKVKDYLKEMGISYVVNPRMVRGLDYYTRTAFEIMETRIGAVGTLCGGGRYNGLVEEIGGPPVPGIGFALSIERVLLALEAHQVNLPIQSFLDVYLAIQTEHVKGKAVALIQKLRAAGFSADMDYMNRKMKAQIKSADRFHAKWVCIFGEEEMSRGNVLIKDMATGEQEEAAYEQVLHILKEKIMK comes from the coding sequence ATGAACATAAGGATTCCAAGAGGAACGGCAGATGTGTTGCCGGGAGAAGTGGAAAAATGGCAGATCATTGAAGACAAAGCAAGGGATTTATTTCATCGTTATCATTATCAGGAAATTAGAACTCCTATGTTTGAATATACCGAGCTGTTCCTGCGGGGGGTAGGAGAAACCACAGATATTGTGGAAAAAGAGATGTACACCTTCTTGGATAAAGGGGAAAGAAGCATAACGTTAAGACCGGAAGGTACAGCTTCTGTTGTCCGATCCTTTGTGGAGAACAAGATGTATGGCAACCCTCAGCAGCCGACCAAGCTCTACTATATCGGGCCCATGTTTCGCTACGAGAGGCCACAGGCTGGAAGGACTCGCCAATTTACGCAAATCGGTTTGGAAGCCCTAGGAAGTGATGATCCCAGTATTGATGTTGAAGTTATTGCATTAGCCCTTTCCTTTTATGAGGAATTGGGGATTTCCAACCTTCATGTAGAAATAAACAGCGTTGGTTGTCCCGACTGCAGGCCGATCCATCGCGAAGCACTAGTCAGCCATCTTTTACCCTATAGGGACAAATTGTGCAAAGACTGTCAATCGAGACTGGAGCGTAACCCCATGCGGATTCTTGATTGCAAAGTAGAAAGTTGCAAAGAATTGACTAAAGATGCACCTTCCGTACTGGAGCATCTGTGCGAGGATTGTGATTCTCACTTTCAAAAAGTAAAGGATTATTTAAAAGAGATGGGCATTTCCTATGTTGTAAATCCAAGAATGGTTCGGGGATTAGACTACTATACCAGAACAGCCTTTGAAATCATGGAAACCAGAATTGGAGCGGTTGGCACGTTATGTGGTGGAGGACGGTACAACGGATTGGTTGAGGAGATCGGGGGGCCACCGGTTCCCGGCATTGGTTTTGCCTTAAGTATTGAAAGGGTACTTTTGGCCCTTGAGGCTCACCAGGTAAACCTCCCTATTCAGTCCTTTTTGGATGTTTATTTGGCCATCCAGACCGAACACGTGAAAGGAAAAGCAGTTGCTCTTATTCAGAAACTTCGTGCAGCCGGATTTTCAGCAGATATGGATTATATGAATCGCAAAATGAAGGCTCAGATAAAGTCTGCCGACCGGTTTCATGCAAAATGGGTTTGTATTTTTGGTGAGGAAGAAATGAGTAGGGGAAATGTCTTAATAAAAGACATGGCAACCGGGGAACAGGAAGAGGCAGCTTATGAACAGGTGCTTCATATTCTAAAGGAAAAGATAATGAAATAA